A single Lactuca sativa cultivar Salinas chromosome 8, Lsat_Salinas_v11, whole genome shotgun sequence DNA region contains:
- the LOC111921159 gene encoding U-box domain-containing protein 11 gives MAGVDSTAILAAIQSLLRLVRDVARCSGTGFSGDFKKDCTDLSRRVALLSHLLEEIRDFKGDLRLLDESASSSSSSSCLSDLTVALQAAKKLLVIAGNFDQKISPEGLAKKIAFQFQCVTWKLEKALANLPYDDFEISEEVQEQVDLVRGQLRRARERYGKPLNSSILSQALLQAPDKEQVENTGNINHQEPETKVESASKENISKGYNQNEMIYQSNDSKISSASSPLDICKNIDENKKLDAPAIPDDFLCPISLELMRDPVIVSTGQTYERSYIQRWIDCGNTTCPKTQQKLQNTTLTPNYVLRSLITQWCINHNIEQPTLLTNRKLKRTDGSFRDVTEDIEAIEVIVRNLSSHSIEERRAALSEIRSLSKRSTDNRILLAEAGAIPILVSLLNSEDTLIQENAVTSILNLSIYENNKALIMLANVVPSIVQLLRVGTMETRENSAATLFSLSLANENKIIIGASGAIPALVNLLENGSNRGKKDAATALFNLCIYQGNKGRAVRAGIITVLLKMLRDSDSRSNSGSGGCMVDEALTILSVLASHQEAKVGIVKAGTIPLLIDLMRTGVSRNKENATSILLSLCKRDSENLECISRLGAVIPLMELVKNGSERAKRKAESLLGHLQRNQQGM, from the exons ATGGCCGGCGTTGATTCCACCGCCATCCTTGCCGCTATCCAATCCCTCCTCCGCCTCGTCAGGGACGTTGCGCGTTGCTCCGGCACCGGATTCTCTGGAGACTTTAAGAAAGATTGTACTGATTTGTCTAGAAGGGTGGCCTTGTTGTCGCATTTGTTGGAGGAAATTAGGGACTTTAAAGGGGATTTGAGGTTGTTGGATGAATCCGCTTCTTCGTCGTCTTCTTCATCTTGCTTGTCTGACCTAACGGTTGCTCTTCAAGCTGCGAAAAAGCTACTTGTAATTGCAGGCAATTTCGATCAAAAGATCTCTCCG GAAGGATTAGCCAAGAAAATCGCATTTCAATTCCAATGCGTTACATGGAAATTGGAAAAGGCATTAGCAAACTTACCATATGATGATTTTGAAATCTCGGAGGAAGTTCAAGAACAA GTTGATTTAGTGAGAGGTCAACTTCGAAGAGCAAGGGAAAGATATGGTAAACCCCTAAATTCTTCCATTCTTTCACAAGCCTTACTTCAGGCCCCAGATAAAGAACAAGTAGAAAATACGGGTAACATTAATCATCAAGAACCAGAAACAAAGGTGGAAAGTGCTTCAAAAGAAAATATTTCAAAAGGGTATAATCAAAACGAAATGATTTATCAATCCAATGATTCCAAGATTTCATCAGCATCATCCCCATTGGATATTTGCAAGaacattgatgaaaacaagaaatTGGATGCCCCTGCAATTCCTGATGATTTCCTTTGCCCTATTTCTCTTGAACTCATGAGGGATCCTGTTATTGTCTCCACTGGACAG ACATATGAAAGATCATACATACAAAGATGGATCGATTGTGGCAACACAACATGTCCAAAAACTCAACAAAAGCTTCAAAACACAACTCTAACACCCAATTACGTGTTAAGAAGTTTAATCACACAGTGGTGTATCAATCACAACATTGAACAACCAACATTACTAACAAACAGGAAACTAAAAAGGACAGATGGGTCATTTCGCGATGTAACTGAAGACATAGAAGCCATTGAAGTTATAGTCCGGAATCTCTCAAGCCATTCCATTGAAGAACGAAGGGCAGCATTGTCCGAAATCCGATCTTTATCTAAAAGAAGCACAGACAACCGAATCCTCTTAGCAGAAGCAGGGGCAATTCCGATTCTCGTAAGTTTGTTAAATTCCGAAGATACCCTTATCCAAGAAAACGCAGTCACTTCAATATTGAACCTTTCTATATACGAAAACAACAAAGCACTTATAATGTTGGCCAATGTGGTACCCTCCATTGTCCAACTTCTTAGAGTTGGAACAATGGAAACAAGAGAAAATTCCGCCGCTACCCTTTTCAGTTTATCACTTGCTAATGAAAATAAAATCATAATTGGAGCATCAGGGGCAATTCCGGCATTAGTTAATCTTCTTGAAAACGGAAGCAATAGAGGGAAGAAAGATGCTGCAACTGCTTTGTTCAATCTTTGCATTTACCAAGGGAATAAAGGGAGAGCAGTGAGGGCCGGAATCATAACCGTGTTGCTAAAAATGTTACGTGATTCCGATTCCCGTTCTAATTCCGGTTCCGGTGGTTGTATGGTGGATGAGGCGTTGACGATACTTTCGGTTCTTGCGAGTCATCAAGAAGCAAAGGTCGGAATCGTGAAAGCCGGGACGATTCCGTTGTTGATTGATCTTATGAGAACTGGAGTTTCAAGAAACAAAGAAAATGCCACTTCGATCTTGCTTTCTTTATGCAAAAGAGATAGTGAGAATCTTGAGTGTATAAGTAGACTCGGGGCTGTGATTCCGTTGATGGAATTGGTGAAGAATGGGTCGGAAAGGGCGAAAAGGAAGGCAGAATCGTTGTTGGGCCATCTTCAACGGAATCAACAAGGGATGTGA